One Magnetococcales bacterium genomic window, AACCCAAGCCCAACTGATTTGGCAAGCAGGCACTTTTTCTGTTGTCGCTGAACCTGTTCCGATCAGAAAATATCCAGTCCAGAGGGGGGCTGGTATAGGGCTGAAACGGGCGTTGCAAAGTGCGGTGCAGGCCATGCCTGAATTTTTTGCCCAAGGCATTCCTTTCCGGCTTATAATGAATCTCTTTGGATATTGATCGAATCAGAAGGATAAATCAGTGGCGCGGATATTGGTGATTGATGACGATGTGGGGGTTCGGGAGCTGCTGCGGGCATTTCTCGACGAGGCTGGCCACCAGGTTGTAGAGGCCCCGGATGGACGGCAAGGGGTGCAGCTCTTTCGGGATGAACCGGCAGACCTGGTGATTACCGATATCCTCATGCCGGAGAAGGACGGGGTGGAAGTGATCATGGAACTCAAGGAGCGCTACCCCGAGGTGCGTATCCTGGCAGTTTCCGGTGGCGGGCGAGGGCTGGAGGCTGAGGTCAACCTGCGGGTGGCCAAAGAGTTCGGTGCCATGCATGTATTGCCCAAACCATTCACTCAGCAGGAGCTTCAGGAGGCTGTCACAGCACTTCTGGGCGCATAATAGTCTGGTCAGTCAAGTCATTATTGCTTTGGTGGCTTGGGCTTTGGGTTCTTCTGGTGCATGAAGCTGTGGTTTGGCGCTTGATTCGTAGCAACCATCGGTTGGGATT contains:
- a CDS encoding response regulator, with translation MARILVIDDDVGVRELLRAFLDEAGHQVVEAPDGRQGVQLFRDEPADLVITDILMPEKDGVEVIMELKERYPEVRILAVSGGGRGLEAEVNLRVAKEFGAMHVLPKPFTQQELQEAVTALLGA